The Actinomadura sp. WMMB 499 genome includes a window with the following:
- the atpB gene encoding F0F1 ATP synthase subunit A: MKGTPRERADGPRRPRWGEFQAPGPEIFEFPPLFAGGPEWLTKPVVLAVAGALIVSIFCWSAFAKPKLVPRGVQNVGEIGYVFVRDQIARPFLGKNTERWMPLLMSVFLLVWIWNIFAVIPVIQFPVTSHIAFPIVLALFIYFIKIYLGIKHQGPVKYFTNLIPPGLPKPVYFLLVPIEYLSTFILAPFTHAVRLFANMFAGHMILAFFSLVGFWFLIEKPTALGFGVGIIGVIVTIAMTAFELLIQFLQAFLFTMLAAMYIQSGLHADH, encoded by the coding sequence ATGAAGGGAACGCCGCGTGAACGCGCAGACGGTCCTCGCCGCCCCCGGTGGGGGGAGTTCCAGGCCCCGGGGCCTGAGATCTTCGAATTCCCGCCCCTGTTCGCCGGCGGCCCCGAGTGGCTCACCAAGCCGGTCGTCCTCGCCGTCGCCGGCGCGCTGATCGTCTCCATCTTCTGCTGGAGCGCGTTCGCGAAGCCCAAGCTCGTGCCGCGGGGCGTGCAGAACGTCGGCGAGATCGGCTACGTGTTCGTGCGCGACCAGATCGCGCGCCCGTTCCTGGGCAAGAACACCGAGCGGTGGATGCCGCTGCTGATGTCGGTGTTCCTGCTGGTCTGGATCTGGAACATCTTCGCGGTGATTCCGGTGATCCAGTTCCCGGTCACCTCGCACATCGCCTTCCCCATCGTGCTGGCGCTGTTCATCTACTTCATCAAGATCTACCTCGGCATCAAGCACCAGGGGCCGGTCAAGTACTTCACGAACCTGATCCCCCCGGGCCTGCCCAAGCCCGTCTACTTCCTGCTGGTGCCGATCGAGTACCTGTCGACCTTCATCCTGGCGCCCTTCACCCACGCGGTGCGGCTCTTCGCCAACATGTTCGCCGGTCACATGATCCTGGCGTTCTTCAGCCTCGTCGGCTTCTGGTTCCTGATCGAGAAGCCCACGGCGCTCGGGTTCGGGGTGGGCATCATCGGCGTGATCGTCACCATCGCCATGACCGCGTTCGAGCTGCTCATCCAGTTCCTGCAAGCGTTCCTGTTCACGATGCTGGCCGCCATGTACATCCAGAGCGGCCTGCACGCGGACCACTAA
- the atpE gene encoding ATP synthase F0 subunit C: protein MTGVLAAVEGNVTAIGYGLAAIGPGIGVGIIFGQGVNAIARQPELTGVIRTNMLLGFVLTEALALIGLVAPFIFQGI, encoded by the coding sequence ATGACGGGAGTGCTCGCCGCCGTCGAAGGCAACGTCACCGCGATCGGGTACGGCCTCGCCGCCATCGGCCCCGGCATCGGTGTCGGCATCATCTTCGGCCAGGGCGTCAACGCGATCGCCCGCCAGCCCGAGCTGACCGGCGTCATCCGCACCAACATGCTGCTGGGCTTCGTCCTCACCGAGGCCCTGGCCCTCATCGGCCTGGTCGCGCCGTTCATCTTCCAGGGCATCTGA
- a CDS encoding F0F1 ATP synthase subunit B gives MITATSVLAAEENNPLLPHSYELVVGIFSFLVVLIVVGKILVPRIQQTLEERSNEIEGGLNRAAEAQAEAKRTLEEYKAREKQAAVEASEARRKAEEQAAEIIAAAKQRAQVEANRITEAAKAEIEAERQQALAALRAEIGTLSVDLAGRVVGESLEDSARQSRVVDRFLEELEERARTQEQITS, from the coding sequence ATGATCACAGCGACTTCCGTCCTCGCGGCGGAGGAGAACAACCCTCTGCTTCCGCACTCGTACGAGCTGGTCGTCGGGATCTTCTCGTTCCTCGTCGTCCTCATCGTCGTCGGCAAGATCCTCGTCCCGCGCATCCAGCAGACCCTCGAAGAGCGGTCCAACGAGATCGAGGGCGGCCTCAACCGGGCCGCGGAGGCTCAGGCCGAGGCCAAGCGGACGCTCGAGGAATACAAGGCGCGGGAGAAGCAGGCCGCCGTCGAGGCGTCCGAGGCGCGGCGGAAGGCCGAGGAGCAGGCCGCCGAGATCATCGCCGCGGCCAAGCAGCGGGCTCAGGTCGAGGCGAACCGCATCACCGAGGCCGCCAAGGCCGAGATCGAGGCGGAGCGCCAGCAGGCCCTCGCGGCGCTGCGGGCCGAGATCGGCACGCTGTCGGTCGACCTGGCCGGACGCGTCGTGGGCGAGTCCCTCGAGGACAGCGCGCGGCAGAGCCGGGTGGTCGACCGGTTCCTCGAGGAGCTCGAGGAGCGCGCTCGCACGCAGGAGCAGATCACATCATGA
- a CDS encoding F0F1 ATP synthase subunit delta: MTITGAVSRASLAEAGERLEAAVASGGGDLARLGGDLFAVLRLIDREHGLRRAVSDPSRDGADKAQLVRILLEGKVSPAALGLVADVVALRWSSPTELADAVEVLAVTAEAARAESDGRLDDLEDELFRFSRLVEGEAELRAALTNRALPDDRKLGLLGALLEGKVTAATLVLVTEVVLRPRGRSLESGLAEYGRLVTRRRERLVALVRTPVELTEPQRTRLAAVLAAAYGHDVHLNIELDPSTIGGLSIQIGDEIIDGTIAGRLDDVRRRLGTG; this comes from the coding sequence ATGACCATCACGGGAGCGGTGAGCAGGGCGTCGCTGGCCGAGGCCGGGGAGCGGCTGGAGGCGGCCGTCGCCTCCGGCGGCGGCGACCTGGCCCGGCTGGGCGGCGACCTGTTCGCGGTGCTGCGGCTGATCGACCGCGAGCACGGGCTGCGGCGGGCGGTGTCCGACCCGTCGCGGGACGGCGCCGACAAGGCGCAGCTCGTCCGGATCCTGCTGGAGGGCAAGGTCTCGCCGGCCGCTCTCGGGCTGGTCGCCGACGTCGTCGCGCTGCGCTGGTCGTCGCCGACCGAGCTGGCGGACGCGGTGGAGGTCCTGGCGGTCACCGCCGAGGCCGCCCGCGCCGAGAGCGACGGCAGGCTCGACGACCTGGAGGACGAGCTCTTCCGGTTCTCCCGGCTCGTCGAGGGCGAGGCGGAGCTGCGCGCCGCGCTGACGAACCGCGCCCTGCCGGACGACCGGAAGCTCGGGCTGCTCGGCGCGCTGCTGGAGGGCAAGGTCACCGCGGCCACGTTGGTCCTGGTCACCGAGGTCGTTCTGCGTCCGCGAGGACGTAGCCTGGAGAGCGGGCTGGCCGAGTACGGCAGGCTCGTCACCCGGCGCCGGGAGCGGCTGGTGGCTCTGGTCCGCACGCCGGTCGAGCTGACCGAGCCGCAGCGGACGCGGCTCGCGGCGGTGCTCGCCGCCGCGTACGGCCACGACGTACACCTGAACATCGAGCTCGACCCGTCCACGATCGGCGGCCTGTCGATCCAGATCGGGGACGAGATCATCGACGGCACGATCGCCGGACGGCTGGACGACGTCCGCCGGCGGCTCGGCACCGGCTGA
- the atpA gene encoding F0F1 ATP synthase subunit alpha, with amino-acid sequence MAELTIRPDEIRNALERFVQSYEPEAAAREEVGTVVDSGDGIAHVEGLPSAMANELLEFEDGTRGLALNLDVREIGAVVLGEFSGIEEGQKVRRTGEVLSVPVGDGFLGRVVDSLGNPLDGKGAIETTERRALELQAPTVVQRQSVSEPLQTGIKAIDAMTPIGRGQRQLIIGDRQTGKTTVAVDTIINQKEAWESGDESKQVRCIYVAIGQKGSTIANVRRSLEESGALEYTTIVAAPASDPAGYKYIAPYTGSAIGQHWMYQGKHVLIVFDDLSKQAEAYRAVSLLLRRPPGREAYPGDVFYLHSRLLERCAKLSDDLGAGSMTGLPIIETKGNDVSAYIPTNVISITDGQCFLETDLFNQGVRPAINVGISVSRVGGSAQIKAMRKAAGSLKLALSQYRDLEAFAAFASDLDAASRAQLDRGARLVELLKQPQGSPFPVEQEVVSVWAGTSGQLDDVPVADIRRFEREFIDHVQREEGGLLTSIRETGELSDDSLGALERTMASFKKGFQTSEGDLLGAEEHVEAIDEEAVGQETITRVKKG; translated from the coding sequence ATGGCGGAGCTGACGATCCGTCCGGATGAGATCCGGAACGCGCTGGAGCGCTTCGTCCAGTCGTACGAGCCCGAGGCCGCCGCGCGCGAAGAGGTCGGCACCGTCGTCGATTCGGGCGACGGCATCGCCCACGTCGAGGGGCTGCCCTCCGCGATGGCGAACGAACTCCTGGAGTTCGAGGACGGCACCCGCGGCCTGGCTCTGAACCTGGACGTGCGCGAGATCGGCGCCGTCGTCCTGGGTGAATTCAGCGGCATCGAGGAGGGCCAGAAGGTCCGCCGGACCGGCGAGGTCCTCTCGGTTCCCGTCGGCGACGGCTTTCTCGGCCGCGTCGTCGACTCGCTGGGCAACCCGCTGGACGGCAAGGGCGCGATCGAGACGACCGAGCGTCGTGCCCTGGAGCTGCAGGCGCCCACCGTCGTGCAGCGGCAGTCGGTGAGCGAGCCGCTGCAGACCGGCATCAAGGCGATCGACGCCATGACGCCGATCGGCCGCGGCCAGCGCCAGCTGATCATCGGTGACAGGCAGACGGGCAAGACGACCGTCGCCGTGGACACCATCATCAACCAGAAGGAAGCCTGGGAGTCGGGCGACGAGAGCAAGCAGGTCCGCTGCATCTACGTCGCGATCGGCCAGAAGGGCTCCACGATCGCCAACGTGCGCCGCTCCCTGGAGGAGTCCGGCGCGCTGGAGTACACCACGATCGTGGCGGCCCCGGCGTCCGACCCGGCCGGCTACAAGTACATCGCCCCCTACACCGGGTCGGCGATCGGCCAGCACTGGATGTACCAGGGCAAGCACGTCCTGATCGTCTTCGACGACCTGTCGAAGCAGGCCGAGGCGTACCGCGCCGTGTCGCTGCTGCTGCGCCGCCCGCCGGGCCGCGAGGCCTACCCGGGCGACGTCTTCTACCTGCACTCCCGCCTCCTGGAGCGCTGCGCGAAGCTGTCGGACGACCTCGGCGCCGGTTCGATGACGGGACTGCCGATCATCGAGACCAAGGGCAACGACGTGTCGGCCTACATCCCGACGAACGTCATCTCGATCACCGACGGCCAGTGCTTCCTGGAGACGGACCTGTTCAACCAGGGCGTCCGTCCGGCCATCAACGTCGGTATCTCGGTGTCCCGAGTCGGCGGCTCCGCGCAGATCAAGGCGATGCGCAAGGCCGCCGGTTCGCTGAAGCTGGCGCTGTCGCAGTACCGCGACCTGGAGGCGTTCGCCGCCTTCGCGTCCGACCTGGACGCCGCGTCCCGCGCGCAGCTGGACCGCGGTGCCCGCCTGGTCGAGCTGCTGAAGCAGCCGCAGGGCAGCCCGTTCCCGGTCGAGCAGGAGGTCGTGTCGGTGTGGGCCGGCACGTCCGGCCAGCTGGACGACGTCCCCGTCGCCGACATCCGCCGGTTCGAGCGCGAGTTCATCGACCACGTCCAGCGCGAGGAGGGCGGTCTGCTGACCTCCATCCGCGAGACGGGGGAGCTCTCCGACGACAGCCTGGGCGCGCTCGAGCGCACGATGGCCTCCTTCAAGAAGGGCTTCCAGACCAGCGAGGGCGACCTGCTGGGCGCGGAGGAGCACGTCGAGGCGATCGACGAGGAGGCCGTCGGCCAGGAGACGATCACCCGCGTCAAGAAGGGCTGA